One Nomascus leucogenys isolate Asia chromosome 22a, Asia_NLE_v1, whole genome shotgun sequence DNA segment encodes these proteins:
- the HTR2B gene encoding 5-hydroxytryptamine receptor 2B isoform X1 — MALSYRVSELQSTIPEHILQSTFVHVISSNWSGLQTESIPEEMKQIVEEQGNKLHWAALLILMVIIPTIGGNTLVILAVSLEKKLQYATNYFLMSLAVADLLVGLFVMPIALLTIMFEATWPLPLVLCPAWLFLDVLFSTASIMHLCAISVDRYIAIKKPIQANQYNSRATAFIKITVVWLISIGIAIPVPIKGIETDVDNPNNITCVLTKERFGNFMLFGSLAAFFTPLAIMIVTYFLTIHALQKKAYLVKNKPPQRLTWLTVSTVFQRDETPCSSPEKVAMLDGSRKDKALPNSGDETVTRRTSTIGKKSVQTISNEQRASKVLGIVFFLFLLMWCPFFITNITLVLCDSCNQTTLQMLLEIFVWIGYVSSGVNPLVYTLFNKTFRDAFGRYITCNYRATKSVKTLSKRSSKIYFRNPMAENSKFFKKHGIRNGINPAMYQSPMRLRSSTIQSSSIILLDTLLLTENEGDKTEEQVSYV; from the exons ATGGCTCTCTCTTACAGAGTGTCTGAACTTCAAAGCACAATTCCTGAGCACATTTTGCAGAGCACCTTTGTTCACGTTATCTCTTCTAACTGGTCTGGATTACAGACAGAATCAATACCAGAGGAAATGAAACAGATTGTTGAGGAACAGGGAAATAAACTGCACTGGGCAGCTCTTCTGATACTCATGGTGATAATACCCACAATTGGTGGAAATACTCTTGTTATTCTGGCTGTTTCGCTGGAGAAAAAGCTGCAGTATGCTACTAATTACTTTCTAATGTCCTTGGCGGTGGCTGATCTGCTGGTTGGATTGTTTGTGATGCCAATTGCCCTCTTGACAATAATGTTTG agGCTACGTGGCCCCTCCCACTTGTTCTATGTCCTGCCTGGTTATTTCTTGACGTTCTCTTTTCAACCGCATCCATCATGCATCTCTGTGCCATTTCAGTGGATCGTTATATAGCCATCAAAAAGCCAATCCAGGCCAATCAATATAACTCACGGGCTACAGCATTCATCAAGATTACAGTGGTGTGGTTAATTTCAATAG GCATTGCCATTCCAGTCCCTATTAAAGGGATAGAGACTGATGTGGACAACCCAAACAATATCACTTGTGTGCTGACAAAGGAACGTTTTGGCAATTTCATGCTCTTTGGCTCACTGGCTGCCTTCTTCACACCTCTTGCAATTATGATTGTCACCTACTTTCTCACTATCCACGCTTTACAGAAGAAGGCTTACTTGGTCAAAAACAAGCCACCTCAACGCCTAACATGGTTGACTGTGTCTACAGTTTTCCAAAGGGATGAAACACCTTGCTCGTCACCGGAAAAGGTGGCAATGCTGGATGGTTCTCGAAAGGACAAGGCTCTGCCCAACTCAGGTGATGAAACAGTTACGCGAAGAACATCCACAATTGGAAAAAAGTCAGTGCAGACCATTTCCAATGAACAGAGAGCCTCAAAGGTCCTAGGGAttgtgtttttcctctttttgcttaTGTGGTGTCCCTTCTTTATTACAAATATAACTTTAGTTTTATGTGATTCCTGTAACCAAACTACTCTCCAAATGCTCCTGGAGATATTTGTGTGGATAGGCTATGTTTCCTCAGGAGTGAATCCTTTGGTCTACACCCTCTTCAATAAGACATTTCGGGATGCGTTTGGCCGATATATCACCTGCAATTACCGGGCCACAAAGTCAgtaaaaactcttagcaaacgCTCCAGTAAGATCTACTTCCGGAATCCAATGGCAGAGAACTCTAAGTTTTTCAAGAAACATGGTATTCGAAATGGGATTAATCCTGCCATGTACCAGAGTCCAATGAGGCTCCGAAGTTCAACCATTCAGTCTTCATCAATCATTCTACTAGATACACTTCTCCTCACTGAAAATGAAGGTGACAAAACTGAAGAGCAAGTTAGTTATGTATAG
- the HTR2B gene encoding 5-hydroxytryptamine receptor 2B isoform X2, with protein sequence MKQIVEEQGNKLHWAALLILMVIIPTIGGNTLVILAVSLEKKLQYATNYFLMSLAVADLLVGLFVMPIALLTIMFEATWPLPLVLCPAWLFLDVLFSTASIMHLCAISVDRYIAIKKPIQANQYNSRATAFIKITVVWLISIGIAIPVPIKGIETDVDNPNNITCVLTKERFGNFMLFGSLAAFFTPLAIMIVTYFLTIHALQKKAYLVKNKPPQRLTWLTVSTVFQRDETPCSSPEKVAMLDGSRKDKALPNSGDETVTRRTSTIGKKSVQTISNEQRASKVLGIVFFLFLLMWCPFFITNITLVLCDSCNQTTLQMLLEIFVWIGYVSSGVNPLVYTLFNKTFRDAFGRYITCNYRATKSVKTLSKRSSKIYFRNPMAENSKFFKKHGIRNGINPAMYQSPMRLRSSTIQSSSIILLDTLLLTENEGDKTEEQVSYV encoded by the exons ATGAAACAGATTGTTGAGGAACAGGGAAATAAACTGCACTGGGCAGCTCTTCTGATACTCATGGTGATAATACCCACAATTGGTGGAAATACTCTTGTTATTCTGGCTGTTTCGCTGGAGAAAAAGCTGCAGTATGCTACTAATTACTTTCTAATGTCCTTGGCGGTGGCTGATCTGCTGGTTGGATTGTTTGTGATGCCAATTGCCCTCTTGACAATAATGTTTG agGCTACGTGGCCCCTCCCACTTGTTCTATGTCCTGCCTGGTTATTTCTTGACGTTCTCTTTTCAACCGCATCCATCATGCATCTCTGTGCCATTTCAGTGGATCGTTATATAGCCATCAAAAAGCCAATCCAGGCCAATCAATATAACTCACGGGCTACAGCATTCATCAAGATTACAGTGGTGTGGTTAATTTCAATAG GCATTGCCATTCCAGTCCCTATTAAAGGGATAGAGACTGATGTGGACAACCCAAACAATATCACTTGTGTGCTGACAAAGGAACGTTTTGGCAATTTCATGCTCTTTGGCTCACTGGCTGCCTTCTTCACACCTCTTGCAATTATGATTGTCACCTACTTTCTCACTATCCACGCTTTACAGAAGAAGGCTTACTTGGTCAAAAACAAGCCACCTCAACGCCTAACATGGTTGACTGTGTCTACAGTTTTCCAAAGGGATGAAACACCTTGCTCGTCACCGGAAAAGGTGGCAATGCTGGATGGTTCTCGAAAGGACAAGGCTCTGCCCAACTCAGGTGATGAAACAGTTACGCGAAGAACATCCACAATTGGAAAAAAGTCAGTGCAGACCATTTCCAATGAACAGAGAGCCTCAAAGGTCCTAGGGAttgtgtttttcctctttttgcttaTGTGGTGTCCCTTCTTTATTACAAATATAACTTTAGTTTTATGTGATTCCTGTAACCAAACTACTCTCCAAATGCTCCTGGAGATATTTGTGTGGATAGGCTATGTTTCCTCAGGAGTGAATCCTTTGGTCTACACCCTCTTCAATAAGACATTTCGGGATGCGTTTGGCCGATATATCACCTGCAATTACCGGGCCACAAAGTCAgtaaaaactcttagcaaacgCTCCAGTAAGATCTACTTCCGGAATCCAATGGCAGAGAACTCTAAGTTTTTCAAGAAACATGGTATTCGAAATGGGATTAATCCTGCCATGTACCAGAGTCCAATGAGGCTCCGAAGTTCAACCATTCAGTCTTCATCAATCATTCTACTAGATACACTTCTCCTCACTGAAAATGAAGGTGACAAAACTGAAGAGCAAGTTAGTTATGTATAG